One genomic segment of Amycolatopsis granulosa includes these proteins:
- a CDS encoding metal ABC transporter solute-binding protein, Zn/Mn family, translating to MRSPRLLGLASVATALVLGLTACGGGNTGSDTGGKIKVVASTNVWGSVLAAIGGDQVAVTSIINDASADPHSYETTPADAIAAQNAQLTLANGGGYDDFFGKLADQATQARKLTATEIGATGDENEHVWYSFPAVTKVAGQIAAQLGQIKPDAAQTFTANAANFTARLDQLTQRAAQIGAGHPGTKILVTEPVAHYLIEAAQLTDATPAKFSEAVEEEADVPPAALAEFTSLINGKQVKALINNEQTVTPVTRQVVAEANRAGVPVVDVTETLPTGATDYIAWMTSEVDDLAKALNS from the coding sequence ATGAGATCCCCCCGCCTCCTCGGCCTCGCGTCCGTCGCGACGGCCCTCGTCCTCGGACTCACCGCCTGTGGCGGGGGTAACACCGGGAGTGACACCGGCGGCAAGATCAAAGTCGTCGCGTCCACCAACGTGTGGGGCAGCGTGCTCGCCGCGATCGGCGGTGATCAGGTCGCGGTCACCTCGATCATCAACGACGCGAGCGCGGACCCGCACTCCTACGAGACCACCCCCGCCGACGCCATCGCCGCGCAGAACGCCCAGCTCACCCTGGCCAACGGCGGCGGCTACGACGACTTCTTCGGCAAGCTCGCCGACCAGGCCACGCAGGCCCGCAAGCTGACCGCCACCGAGATCGGCGCGACCGGCGACGAGAACGAGCACGTCTGGTACAGCTTCCCGGCGGTGACCAAGGTCGCCGGCCAGATCGCCGCACAGCTCGGCCAGATCAAGCCCGACGCCGCGCAGACCTTCACCGCCAACGCCGCGAACTTCACGGCGCGGCTCGACCAGCTCACCCAGCGGGCGGCGCAGATCGGCGCCGGCCACCCGGGCACGAAGATCCTGGTCACCGAGCCGGTCGCGCACTACCTGATCGAGGCCGCCCAGCTCACCGACGCCACTCCCGCGAAGTTCTCCGAGGCCGTCGAGGAGGAGGCCGACGTGCCGCCCGCCGCGCTCGCCGAGTTCACCTCCCTGATCAACGGCAAGCAGGTCAAGGCGCTGATCAACAACGAGCAGACGGTCACCCCGGTGACCCGGCAGGTCGTCGCCGAGGCGAACCGGGCCGGCGTCCCCGTGGTGGACGTGACCGAGACGCTGCCCACCGGCGCGACGGACTACATTGCCTGGATGACCAGCGAAGTCGACGATCTGGCGAAGGCGCTGAACTCTTGA
- a CDS encoding metal ABC transporter ATP-binding protein — protein MSPAVEITGATLAFGARTLWSGLDLSVEPGEFVAVLGPNGSGKTSLLKVLLGLQPLSRGSVRFHSDHPVGYIPQQRAMADSLTLRGVDLVGLGLDGHRWGTGLRGLSERSRRVSAAIAAVGAQSYAKQPVGKLSGGEQQRLRVAQALVGEPDVLLCDEPLLSLDLAHQRAVSELIDARRRAAGTAVLFVTHEINPILPFVDRVLYLVEGRFRIGPPEVVMTSETLSELYRARVEVVRVGGQIHVAGARSAVCEDEPHHLDERVS, from the coding sequence TTGAGCCCCGCGGTCGAGATCACCGGCGCGACCCTCGCGTTCGGTGCGCGCACGTTGTGGTCCGGTTTGGACCTTTCGGTCGAACCCGGCGAGTTCGTCGCCGTCCTCGGCCCGAACGGATCCGGCAAGACCAGCCTGCTGAAGGTGCTGCTCGGCCTGCAGCCCCTGTCGCGGGGCAGCGTGCGCTTCCACAGCGACCACCCGGTCGGGTACATCCCGCAACAGCGGGCGATGGCCGACAGCCTGACGTTGCGCGGCGTCGACCTCGTCGGGCTGGGGCTCGACGGGCACCGGTGGGGCACCGGGCTGCGCGGGCTGTCCGAACGGTCGCGGCGGGTGTCCGCCGCGATCGCGGCCGTCGGCGCGCAGTCGTACGCGAAGCAGCCGGTGGGCAAGCTCTCCGGTGGTGAACAGCAACGGCTGCGGGTCGCGCAGGCGCTGGTCGGCGAGCCGGACGTGCTGCTGTGCGACGAGCCGCTGCTGTCCCTGGATCTCGCGCACCAGCGCGCGGTGAGCGAGCTGATCGACGCCCGCCGCCGCGCGGCCGGCACCGCGGTCCTGTTCGTGACGCACGAGATCAACCCGATCCTGCCCTTCGTGGACCGCGTGCTGTACCTGGTCGAGGGCCGGTTCCGGATCGGCCCACCGGAGGTCGTGATGACGTCGGAGACCCTGTCCGAGCTGTACCGGGCGCGCGTTGAGGTGGTCCGCGTCGGCGGCCAGATCCACGTCGCCGGTGCGCGCAGCGCGGTCTGCGAGGACGAACCCCACCACCTCGACGAACGCGTCTCCTGA
- a CDS encoding metal ABC transporter permease produces the protein MHKFFDFGLTAQLLGLPFVQTALLAAGVLGLVAGVLGPLIVTRRMSFAVHGTAELAFTGAAGALLLGVGVEFGALAGAVIAALLLGLLGGRESDRDSVIGAILSFGLGLGVLFLWLNPGRTANKFGILIGQVVSIETTNLVVLVIAAVVVLLILAAIYRPLLFASVDPHVAAARGVPARTLSVVFAVLVGVATALGVQIVGALLVVAMMVTPAAAAARLTASPWKVTVLAIVFAETAALGGIVLSLAPGAPVSAFVTGIAFAIYLICRLVAHLRDRAGRVSEPDAAPVAPAAR, from the coding sequence ATGCACAAGTTCTTCGACTTCGGTCTGACCGCGCAGCTGCTCGGGCTGCCGTTCGTGCAGACCGCCCTGCTCGCCGCGGGCGTGCTCGGCCTGGTCGCCGGGGTGCTCGGCCCGCTGATCGTGACCCGCCGGATGTCCTTCGCCGTGCACGGCACCGCCGAGCTGGCGTTCACCGGTGCGGCCGGTGCGCTGCTGCTCGGTGTCGGCGTCGAGTTCGGCGCACTGGCCGGTGCGGTGATCGCCGCGTTGCTGCTCGGTCTGCTCGGCGGGCGCGAATCCGACCGCGACTCGGTGATCGGCGCGATCCTGTCCTTCGGGCTCGGCCTCGGCGTGCTGTTCCTCTGGCTGAACCCGGGCCGCACGGCGAACAAGTTCGGCATCCTCATCGGCCAGGTCGTGTCGATCGAGACGACCAACCTGGTCGTGCTCGTCATCGCCGCGGTGGTCGTGCTGCTGATCCTCGCCGCGATCTACCGGCCGCTGCTGTTCGCGAGCGTCGACCCGCACGTCGCCGCCGCGCGCGGGGTGCCGGCGCGCACGTTGTCCGTGGTGTTCGCGGTGCTGGTCGGCGTCGCCACCGCGCTCGGCGTGCAGATCGTCGGCGCGCTGCTGGTCGTCGCGATGATGGTGACCCCGGCGGCCGCGGCAGCACGGCTGACCGCGAGCCCGTGGAAGGTGACCGTGCTCGCGATCGTGTTCGCCGAGACCGCCGCGCTGGGCGGCATCGTCCTCTCGCTCGCGCCTGGAGCACCCGTGAGCGCTTTCGTCACCGGCATCGCGTTCGCGATCTACCTGATCTGCCGCCTCGTCGCCCACCTGCGCGACCGGGCAGGCCGGGTCAGCGAACCGGATGCTGCTCCAGTTGCGCCTGCAGCGCGGTGA
- a CDS encoding alginate O-acetyltransferase AlgX-related protein produces the protein MAHEPQQLPAVHEAWLPREHSLYRPRHGGRQLAALISAVVFFTTPALLWVFGARPAEIENRHLTGFPSMGEGWAFFTGLPAWGTDQLVFRDAAIEAADWISRTFFGETPPRDQGGTTGTGPLPGGPPPAQTPAADDQPTTSGPVDQAGYRQVIEGGQGWLYFGYDAEAKCAPVHMLSETVDRMNRLRALIEGSGRKFVWVVAPDKSTMVPQYLPASYPGKDCHHAAEAPTWQQLDAAGAVDLRPGLTAEAQRVGHPVYPSNDTHWADEGSLVMTRAVAEAVQPGITATWQSRQVGRYTVAADLPPLLGKKADKTNTLYDLRPDGLVDRTGQTIADIDTPSYRLAAPMSSTVNQKTLFYGDSFTKASSRYLAAGFANLTMLAYFTPKTSQDQAIGMFVNSDVVVVETVERNVSSGQLPFLTDGFLTALQAQLEQHPVR, from the coding sequence GTGGCGCACGAACCGCAGCAGCTTCCCGCGGTGCACGAGGCGTGGCTGCCCCGCGAGCACTCCCTGTACCGGCCCCGCCATGGCGGCCGGCAGCTCGCCGCGTTGATCAGCGCGGTCGTGTTCTTCACGACCCCGGCGCTGCTGTGGGTGTTCGGTGCGCGGCCCGCCGAGATCGAGAACCGGCACCTGACCGGCTTCCCGAGCATGGGCGAGGGCTGGGCGTTCTTCACCGGCCTGCCCGCCTGGGGCACCGATCAGCTGGTCTTCCGCGACGCCGCGATCGAGGCGGCGGACTGGATCAGCCGCACGTTCTTCGGCGAGACGCCGCCGCGCGACCAGGGCGGCACCACCGGGACCGGACCGCTGCCGGGCGGCCCGCCGCCGGCGCAGACACCGGCAGCGGACGACCAGCCCACCACCTCGGGGCCGGTCGACCAGGCCGGTTACCGGCAGGTGATCGAGGGCGGGCAGGGCTGGCTGTACTTCGGCTACGACGCCGAGGCCAAGTGCGCGCCGGTCCACATGCTGTCCGAGACGGTGGACCGGATGAACCGGCTGCGCGCCCTCATCGAAGGGTCCGGCCGCAAGTTCGTGTGGGTCGTCGCGCCGGACAAGTCCACGATGGTCCCCCAGTACCTGCCCGCGAGCTACCCCGGCAAGGACTGCCACCACGCCGCCGAGGCGCCGACCTGGCAGCAGCTGGACGCGGCCGGCGCGGTGGACCTGCGGCCCGGGCTGACCGCCGAGGCGCAGCGGGTCGGCCACCCGGTCTACCCGTCCAACGACACGCACTGGGCCGACGAGGGTTCGCTCGTGATGACCCGCGCGGTCGCCGAGGCCGTGCAGCCCGGGATCACCGCGACCTGGCAGAGCAGGCAGGTCGGCAGGTACACCGTGGCCGCGGACCTGCCGCCGCTGCTGGGCAAGAAGGCCGACAAGACGAACACGTTGTACGACCTGCGGCCGGACGGCCTCGTCGACCGGACCGGGCAGACGATCGCCGACATCGACACGCCGTCCTACCGGTTGGCCGCACCGATGTCCTCGACGGTGAACCAGAAGACCCTGTTCTACGGCGACTCGTTCACCAAGGCGTCCTCGCGTTACCTCGCCGCCGGGTTCGCCAACCTGACGATGCTCGCCTACTTCACCCCGAAGACGAGTCAGGACCAGGCGATCGGGATGTTCGTCAACTCCGACGTGGTGGTGGTGGAGACGGTGGAGCGCAACGTGTCCAGTGGTCAGTTGCCGTTCCTGACCGACGGGTTCCTCACCGCGCTGCAGGCGCAACTGGAGCAGCATCCGGTTCGCTGA
- a CDS encoding DUF445 family protein has product MDAVLADLARHWPLYAAIPFIAALIGYVTKRVAIEMMFRPLEFVGVRPVFGWQGVVPKHGGRMAAIATDLLTANLIDLREVIARIQPGRLVREIEQPLLRAIDDLARDVLARHHPRLWESLPPMAQDLIVKQLQAGAPRLVRELLDEIRADLDGVLDVKHMIVERLTRDRALLVRLIRETSRPEMTFIARCGIYFGFALGLVQAVVWALTKNPWVLPAFGGVIGLFTDWLAIKMIFVPRRPVRIGPVTLHGKFQRRKAEVARQYGAIIAGEVLTVPNLLGELLTGPRADRLAALVRRVVARAVDEQAGLIRPLVSAAVGGERLREMTGTAATASLAQLPYLLRHAEPYLVEAMDLANVVERRMIALTPEEYENLLRPAFRREEWKLIAVGAVIGFAVGELQVLLMLH; this is encoded by the coding sequence ATGGACGCGGTTCTGGCCGATCTCGCCCGCCACTGGCCGCTCTACGCCGCGATCCCGTTCATCGCCGCCCTGATCGGTTACGTCACCAAACGCGTGGCGATCGAGATGATGTTCCGCCCGCTGGAGTTCGTCGGGGTCCGCCCGGTCTTCGGCTGGCAGGGCGTGGTGCCCAAACACGGCGGTCGCATGGCGGCGATCGCGACCGACCTGCTCACCGCGAACCTGATCGACCTGCGTGAGGTGATCGCCCGGATCCAGCCCGGCCGGCTGGTGCGGGAGATCGAGCAACCGCTGCTGCGCGCGATCGACGACCTGGCCCGCGACGTGCTCGCCCGGCACCACCCGCGGCTGTGGGAGTCGCTGCCACCCATGGCCCAGGACCTGATCGTCAAGCAGCTGCAGGCCGGGGCGCCGCGGCTGGTGCGGGAGCTGCTCGACGAGATCCGCGCCGACCTCGACGGCGTGCTCGACGTCAAGCACATGATCGTCGAGCGCCTGACCCGCGACCGCGCCCTGCTGGTGCGGCTGATCCGGGAGACGTCCCGGCCCGAGATGACCTTCATCGCCCGGTGCGGGATCTACTTCGGATTCGCCCTCGGGCTCGTGCAGGCAGTGGTGTGGGCGCTGACCAAGAACCCGTGGGTGCTGCCGGCGTTCGGCGGTGTCATCGGGCTGTTCACCGACTGGCTCGCCATCAAGATGATCTTCGTGCCGCGCCGTCCGGTGCGGATCGGGCCGGTCACGCTGCACGGCAAGTTCCAGCGGCGCAAGGCCGAGGTCGCCCGGCAGTACGGCGCGATCATCGCCGGGGAAGTGCTCACCGTGCCCAACCTGCTCGGCGAGCTGCTGACCGGTCCGCGCGCCGACCGGCTGGCCGCGCTGGTGCGGCGCGTGGTGGCGCGGGCCGTGGACGAGCAGGCCGGGCTGATCCGTCCGCTGGTGTCCGCCGCCGTCGGCGGTGAGCGGCTGCGGGAGATGACCGGGACCGCGGCCACCGCTTCGCTCGCCCAGCTGCCGTACCTGCTCCGCCACGCGGAACCGTACCTGGTGGAGGCGATGGATCTGGCGAACGTGGTCGAGCGGCGGATGATCGCGCTGACTCCCGAGGAGTACGAGAACCTGCTGCGGCCGGCGTTCCGGCGCGAGGAGTGGAAGCTGATCGCGGTGGGCGCCGTGATCGGTTTCGCCGTCGGCGAGTTGCAGGTACTGCTGATGCTGCACTAG
- a CDS encoding DUF445 domain-containing protein, giving the protein MPFIAALIGYVTKRVAIEMMFRPIEFVGIRPFLGWQGVLPANAERMAATATDMLTSNLVDPKEIFARLDPEQLAKEIEEPLLQVVGEITEEVMEQYQPRLWEALPAGARELLLRRIRAEAPKVIAKIMRELADNIEDVLDLKSMVITNLVRDKSLLNRLIRDISRPEMRFIANSGLVFGFALGCVQLLVWALTKSSIVMPVFGLGIGWFTDWLALKMIFLPREPREFLGLYTWQGVFQKRRDQVAADYGDMIAREIITIPNLLEAILKGPKADRLFHLIGREVQRTIDAQAGVVKPLVAAAVGTRKWQEMKQAAALKAAERVPDTIRYAEDYAVNALDVRNTIVDRMRRLTPVEFEELLRPAFRQDEWKLIAVGAIIGGLVGELQAIVLLH; this is encoded by the coding sequence ATGCCGTTCATCGCCGCCCTCATCGGTTACGTCACCAAGCGCGTTGCGATCGAGATGATGTTCCGGCCGATCGAGTTCGTCGGCATCCGGCCGTTCCTCGGGTGGCAGGGCGTCCTGCCGGCCAACGCGGAGCGCATGGCGGCCACGGCCACCGACATGCTGACCAGCAACCTGGTCGACCCGAAGGAGATCTTCGCCCGCCTCGACCCGGAACAGCTGGCCAAGGAGATCGAGGAACCACTCCTGCAGGTGGTCGGGGAGATCACCGAGGAGGTCATGGAGCAGTACCAGCCGCGGCTGTGGGAGGCACTGCCCGCCGGCGCGCGCGAACTGCTGCTGCGCCGCATCCGGGCCGAGGCGCCCAAGGTGATCGCGAAGATCATGCGGGAGCTGGCGGACAACATCGAGGACGTCCTCGACCTGAAGAGCATGGTCATCACCAACCTGGTCCGCGACAAGAGCCTGCTGAACCGGCTCATCCGGGACATTTCCCGCCCGGAGATGCGGTTCATCGCCAACTCCGGGCTGGTGTTCGGCTTCGCCCTCGGCTGCGTCCAGCTGCTGGTGTGGGCGCTGACCAAGTCGTCGATCGTGATGCCGGTGTTCGGTCTCGGCATCGGCTGGTTCACCGACTGGCTCGCCCTGAAGATGATCTTCCTGCCGCGCGAGCCGCGCGAGTTCCTCGGCCTCTACACCTGGCAGGGCGTGTTCCAGAAGCGCCGCGACCAGGTCGCCGCCGACTACGGTGACATGATCGCGCGGGAGATCATCACCATCCCGAACCTGCTCGAGGCGATCCTGAAGGGCCCGAAGGCCGACCGGCTGTTCCACCTGATCGGCCGCGAGGTGCAGCGCACCATCGACGCGCAGGCCGGCGTGGTCAAGCCGCTCGTCGCGGCGGCGGTGGGCACCCGCAAGTGGCAGGAGATGAAACAGGCCGCCGCGCTCAAGGCCGCCGAGCGCGTGCCGGACACCATCCGGTACGCGGAGGACTACGCGGTCAACGCACTCGACGTGCGGAACACCATCGTCGACCGCATGCGGCGGTTGACGCCGGTGGAGTTCGAGGAGTTGCTGCGGCCGGCGTTCCGGCAGGACGAGTGGAAGCTGATCGCGGTCGGTGCGATCATCGGCGGGCTCGTGGGTGAGCTCCAGGCGATCGTGCTCCTGCACTAG
- a CDS encoding FGGY-family carbohydrate kinase, translated as MTVVGVDVATAGVRAFAVGGDGAVRATASAPLPAPVRDESGRSEQDAQAWWPAVEAVLRRVTAEVAEPVRAVAVSATSGTIVAVDSRGEPLGPALMYDDRRGADDNAKAAEVGARRWQELGMSVSPTAALGRINWLRRTCPEAAGIRHTPDLIGEKLLGRPVATDSSHALKSGYDPLREEWAAEVFDFGVDWLPEVVPPTTVLGELPGPVAGLPRGCLVVAGMTDGCAGQLATGTVTPGRFAGILGTTYVLKGVTEQLVRDPSGAMYSHRHPDGWWLPGGASNTGGEAVAGVANLAELDAAAAERGPASVVAYPLRRAGERFPFVSPEARGFVLGEPRDEVELHRARLEGVAFVERLALERLRELGVPVTGSLVAAGGGSRSPLWTRIRATVTGLDLRISPQAETGYGAAMLAAAAVLPGGLTEAADLIPGGSSTIHPAPAEQPALEENYQRFIAELTRRGWM; from the coding sequence GTGACCGTCGTCGGTGTCGACGTCGCGACCGCGGGGGTGCGTGCCTTCGCGGTCGGCGGCGACGGCGCGGTGCGGGCGACAGCATCGGCGCCGCTGCCCGCCCCGGTGCGGGACGAGTCGGGTCGCAGCGAGCAGGACGCGCAGGCGTGGTGGCCTGCGGTCGAGGCGGTGCTGCGGCGGGTGACCGCGGAGGTCGCCGAGCCGGTGCGGGCCGTTGCCGTGTCCGCCACCTCGGGCACGATCGTCGCGGTCGACTCGCGGGGCGAGCCGCTCGGCCCGGCCCTGATGTACGACGACCGCCGCGGCGCGGACGACAACGCGAAGGCCGCGGAGGTGGGCGCGCGGCGGTGGCAGGAGCTGGGGATGAGCGTGTCCCCCACGGCCGCACTGGGCCGGATCAACTGGCTGCGCCGCACGTGCCCGGAGGCGGCCGGCATCCGGCACACGCCGGACCTGATCGGTGAGAAACTCCTCGGCCGCCCGGTGGCGACCGACTCCTCGCATGCCCTGAAAAGCGGGTACGACCCGTTGCGCGAGGAGTGGGCGGCCGAGGTGTTCGACTTCGGGGTGGACTGGCTCCCCGAGGTCGTGCCGCCGACGACCGTGCTGGGCGAGCTGCCCGGCCCGGTCGCCGGCCTGCCCCGGGGGTGCCTGGTGGTGGCCGGCATGACCGACGGGTGCGCCGGCCAGCTGGCGACGGGTACGGTGACGCCGGGCCGGTTCGCCGGCATCCTGGGCACGACGTACGTGCTCAAGGGCGTCACCGAGCAGCTGGTGCGTGATCCCTCGGGTGCGATGTACAGCCACCGGCACCCGGACGGGTGGTGGCTGCCGGGCGGGGCGTCGAACACCGGCGGCGAGGCCGTGGCCGGTGTGGCGAACCTGGCCGAGCTGGACGCGGCGGCAGCGGAGCGCGGTCCCGCGAGCGTAGTGGCGTACCCGCTGCGGCGGGCTGGAGAGCGCTTCCCGTTCGTCTCGCCGGAGGCGCGCGGCTTCGTGCTGGGCGAGCCGCGGGACGAGGTCGAGCTGCACCGCGCGCGGTTGGAGGGCGTCGCGTTCGTGGAGCGGCTGGCGTTGGAGCGGTTGCGGGAGCTGGGGGTGCCCGTGACGGGCTCGCTGGTGGCCGCGGGTGGCGGCAGCCGGAGTCCGTTGTGGACACGCATCCGGGCGACGGTCACGGGGCTGGACCTGCGGATCTCACCCCAAGCCGAAACCGGCTACGGAGCAGCGATGCTCGCCGCGGCCGCGGTGTTGCCGGGCGGCTTGACGGAGGCGGCGGACCTGATCCCGGGGGGAAGCAGCACGATTCATCCGGCTCCCGCGGAACAGCCCGCGCTCGAGGAGAACTACCAGCGCTTCATCGCGGAACTGACCCGGCGCGGGTGGATGTGA
- a CDS encoding MFS transporter, translating to MTHTATSRLSQPDRGFGGLLARWGLPAPLFLGYVGLLLFMVGDGVESGFIAPFMADNGAGTEIHASYVITAYGVAVMLASWLSGALSELWGPRRVMWIGLTIWVVFDVLFLAVAVPSENFALMLITYGVRGFGYPMFAFGFLVWITAVAPVARLGAAVGWFYFAFTGGLPTLGSLVASFTNPVLGHYATLWLSVGVLAIGGLLCVLGVRERTGFTRLAPEGVQPVQSLVSSVSIAWKKPRVGIGMIVRVINTAPEFGMLVFFPTIFADKIGFGEGRWLLLVSVIYGTNIFFNLIFGVASDKIGWQRTIFWFGAIGCAISILLLYFVPTALGADYYWVALLVGALYGATLAGFVPISALLPSLAPENKGGAMALLNLGAGAAAFVGPAIVSLFLGPAGAAGVVIIFAALYIVAAVLTRFLKLPETTKKAIEEDASLQDVTAARS from the coding sequence GTTGCTGTTCATGGTCGGCGACGGCGTCGAGTCCGGGTTCATCGCCCCGTTCATGGCGGACAACGGCGCGGGCACCGAGATTCACGCCTCGTACGTGATCACCGCGTACGGCGTCGCGGTGATGCTCGCGTCGTGGCTGTCCGGTGCGTTGTCCGAGCTGTGGGGGCCGCGCCGGGTGATGTGGATCGGCCTGACGATCTGGGTCGTGTTCGACGTGCTGTTCCTCGCCGTCGCGGTGCCCAGTGAGAACTTCGCGCTGATGCTGATCACCTACGGCGTCCGCGGCTTCGGTTACCCGATGTTCGCGTTCGGGTTCCTGGTCTGGATCACCGCGGTCGCGCCGGTGGCCCGCCTCGGTGCCGCGGTCGGCTGGTTCTACTTCGCCTTCACCGGTGGCCTGCCCACGCTGGGTTCGCTGGTCGCGAGCTTCACGAACCCGGTGCTCGGGCACTACGCCACGCTGTGGCTGTCGGTCGGCGTCCTCGCCATCGGTGGCCTGCTGTGCGTGCTCGGCGTGCGGGAGCGGACCGGCTTCACGCGGCTGGCGCCGGAGGGTGTGCAGCCGGTGCAGAGCCTGGTGTCCAGCGTGTCCATCGCCTGGAAGAAGCCGCGGGTGGGCATCGGCATGATCGTCCGGGTCATCAACACCGCGCCCGAGTTCGGCATGCTGGTGTTCTTCCCGACGATCTTCGCCGACAAGATCGGGTTCGGCGAGGGCCGGTGGCTGCTGCTGGTGTCGGTCATCTACGGCACGAACATCTTCTTCAACCTGATCTTCGGCGTGGCCTCGGACAAGATCGGCTGGCAGCGCACGATCTTCTGGTTCGGCGCGATCGGCTGCGCCATCTCGATCCTGCTGCTGTACTTCGTGCCGACCGCGCTGGGCGCGGACTACTACTGGGTGGCCCTGCTCGTCGGCGCGCTCTACGGTGCGACGCTGGCCGGGTTCGTGCCGATCTCGGCGCTGCTGCCGTCGCTCGCACCGGAGAACAAGGGCGGTGCGATGGCGTTGCTGAACCTCGGCGCCGGTGCGGCCGCGTTCGTCGGTCCGGCGATCGTGTCGCTGTTCCTCGGTCCGGCCGGCGCGGCGGGCGTGGTGATCATCTTCGCCGCCCTGTACATCGTGGCCGCGGTGCTGACCCGGTTCCTCAAGCTGCCGGAGACCACGAAGAAGGCGATCGAGGAGGACGCCAGCTTGCAGGACGTGACGGCGGCGCGCTCGTGA